A genomic window from Candidatus Sulfotelmatobacter sp. includes:
- a CDS encoding DUF1328 family protein, whose translation MLYWALVFFVVALVAAIFGFSGIAVAAAGISKILFFIFLVLFLVSLISHLARGSTAGR comes from the coding sequence ATGCTTTACTGGGCGCTCGTGTTTTTTGTAGTTGCACTCGTCGCCGCGATTTTTGGTTTTTCCGGGATCGCAGTGGCCGCCGCCGGTATTTCGAAAATTCTGTTCTTTATCTTCCTCGTTCTGTTTCTGGTTTCCCTGATTAGTCATCTGGCGAGGGGCAGCACTGCTGGACGTTAA
- a CDS encoding lipid-binding SYLF domain-containing protein, producing MRTIPSVVSRCLLVLGICSIFVGVGWSADKDQSDIAKRIDASAKVLNEIMATPDKAIPDKVMRDAKCIAVIPSMVKIAVGFGGNHGKGVATCRTESGWSAPAPITITGGSWGLQLGGQAIDLVMIVTNQQGMDHLLSSKFKLGADASAAAGPVGRDAAADTDVKMRAEVLTYSRARGLFAGVDLSGAALTQDKDETRLLYGSFVPFPDILNGKVQPPAASEPFLAAVRRYSMQSKSGRNSNSPGGTVPASY from the coding sequence ATGAGAACAATTCCATCGGTAGTCTCGAGATGTCTCCTGGTGCTGGGCATTTGTTCGATTTTCGTCGGGGTTGGCTGGTCGGCTGACAAGGACCAATCTGACATCGCCAAGCGGATCGATGCGTCCGCCAAAGTGCTCAACGAAATTATGGCCACCCCGGACAAAGCAATTCCTGACAAGGTTATGCGTGATGCCAAGTGTATCGCCGTGATTCCTTCCATGGTGAAAATTGCGGTTGGGTTTGGCGGCAATCACGGTAAAGGCGTCGCCACCTGCCGGACTGAATCGGGGTGGAGCGCTCCGGCTCCGATCACAATTACGGGCGGTAGTTGGGGTCTTCAGCTGGGCGGTCAAGCCATAGATCTGGTCATGATTGTGACCAATCAGCAAGGCATGGATCATCTTCTCTCCAGCAAATTTAAGCTCGGTGCCGACGCTTCCGCCGCGGCCGGTCCCGTTGGGCGTGATGCCGCTGCCGATACCGACGTGAAGATGCGAGCCGAAGTATTGACCTATTCCCGCGCTCGGGGTCTTTTTGCCGGAGTCGATCTTAGTGGCGCGGCTCTTACCCAAGACAAAGACGAAACTCGCTTGCTGTATGGCAGCTTTGTGCCTTTTCCCGACATTCTGAACGGTAAGGTACAGCCGCCGGCGGCGAGCGAGCCCTTCCTGGCCGCAGTCCGCAGATACTCCATGCAAAGCAAATCGGGCCGTAACAGCAACAGCCCTGGAGGAACCGTGCCTGCTTCGTATTAA
- a CDS encoding ATP-binding protein, which yields MTKTPNIEPGSGQAVPNTTLRFASFSLVLVTIIALAAVAYFTERGIVVSRDWVIHTYQVQSKLRDLQLEIMQAEASEAGLLLMQGKKSFTHASTQSDLVVRTIDELRRLTRDNPNQQERLAQLGQLLAENASLIGNQAGSQSNSAAIEMQTSAHDRPGNNRLNSDDAQIEAVVKSMQEEEETLLEQRLKDWNYLFHRNVLMLLFSFAVVALMLAYNFRALVIEVAQSKSEVAESKNKEQRVRANAESYRLMSARILELQDLERRRIARELHDSVGQYLAGLKINLNQIQTNDRIDASKMIHETIALTDYAIQEVRTISHLLHPPLLEELGFLPAARWYVDEYGKRSQVKVSLHVDEPIERLPREVEIALFRVLQEALTNVYRHASAQTVDVRIVCSDGYVALTVADDGKGIPQDVLAKFRGGAASGIGLAGMRERLAEFGGQIDVESSSAGAVVRAVIPTKACTQSSRESAYTL from the coding sequence ATGACGAAGACTCCAAATATCGAGCCAGGGAGCGGGCAGGCGGTTCCCAACACGACGCTGCGTTTTGCCTCCTTCTCGCTTGTGTTGGTGACCATCATCGCGCTGGCGGCAGTGGCCTATTTTACCGAGCGCGGCATTGTCGTCAGCCGGGATTGGGTGATTCACACTTATCAAGTGCAGTCCAAGTTGAGGGACTTGCAGCTGGAAATCATGCAGGCTGAGGCCAGCGAAGCAGGCCTTCTCTTGATGCAGGGGAAAAAGAGCTTCACCCATGCCTCGACCCAGTCCGATCTGGTAGTGCGGACGATAGACGAATTGCGCAGACTTACCCGCGACAATCCGAATCAGCAGGAGCGGCTCGCGCAGTTGGGCCAACTGCTGGCAGAGAATGCATCGCTTATTGGAAATCAAGCGGGAAGCCAATCCAATTCGGCCGCGATCGAGATGCAGACGTCGGCCCACGATCGCCCCGGAAACAACCGCCTCAACAGCGATGATGCACAGATCGAAGCGGTCGTGAAGAGCATGCAGGAGGAAGAGGAAACCCTGCTGGAACAAAGATTGAAAGACTGGAACTACCTGTTCCATCGAAATGTCCTCATGCTTCTGTTTTCCTTTGCCGTTGTGGCCTTGATGCTGGCCTACAATTTTCGGGCACTGGTCATCGAGGTTGCGCAGAGCAAGAGTGAAGTCGCGGAGAGCAAGAATAAGGAACAGCGGGTGCGGGCCAATGCGGAATCGTACCGTCTCATGAGCGCTCGCATTCTGGAGTTACAGGATCTGGAGCGCCGGCGTATTGCCCGCGAACTCCACGACAGCGTCGGCCAGTACCTTGCAGGGCTGAAGATCAACCTTAATCAGATACAGACTAACGATCGCATCGACGCGTCGAAAATGATTCACGAAACTATCGCGCTAACCGACTATGCGATTCAGGAAGTGCGAACCATTTCGCATCTCCTTCATCCACCACTGCTAGAAGAACTGGGCTTTCTGCCGGCGGCCCGGTGGTACGTCGATGAGTACGGAAAGCGCAGCCAGGTCAAAGTATCTCTGCATGTAGACGAGCCTATCGAGCGCCTGCCAAGGGAAGTAGAGATTGCCTTGTTCAGGGTGTTACAGGAAGCTTTGACCAATGTCTACCGGCATGCATCCGCCCAAACGGTGGATGTTCGAATAGTTTGCAGCGACGGGTACGTAGCCTTGACTGTGGCAGATGACGGCAAGGGCATTCCGCAGGATGTACTCGCCAAATTCCGGGGCGGCGCCGCCTCCGGTATTGGCTTGGCTGGAATGAGGGAAAGGTTGGCGGAGTTCGGTGGACAAATCGACGTGGAATCATCGAGTGCAGGAGCCGTGGTACGAGCCGTCATCCCGACCAAAGCGTGTACCCAGAGCTCTCGCGAGTCGGCGTACACGCTTTGA
- a CDS encoding PAS domain-containing protein → MSVEKVNILMVDDQPGKLLTYDAILSELGENLISATSAKDALEKLLKTDVAVVLMDVSMPEIDGFELAELIRQHPRFQKTAIIFVSAVHLTDLDRLKGYQHGAVDYLSVPIVPEVLRAKVRVFAELHRKNRQLAQLNIELEQRVVERTQELERRAIALLQLNSDLAQKNQELDAIVETAPDIIFSRQSNGARDYLSSRFYEYTGAPPGSAVGPGWMEYMHADDREPSMEQWLRCVQSGEAYESEYRLRGANGAYRWFRARAVPLRDPQGMILRWYGTCSDIHDSKLLEQSIRDSAIELERMVDIRTAELRRLSSRLMTLQDEERRRIAREIHDGLGQELAAAKMIMDGLLAKDPSPSMRQAAVDASELIDRAIKQVRTISHLLHPPLLDEVGLVSALRWYLEGLSERSGIQIHLDIDPPELTRLKPDLETAIFRIIQEALTNMFRHSGAHNGRVSLSQKDGHMTVTVCDDGKGIKEQVVQFRPESVGVGISGMRQRVSELGGRLRLANANPGTIVEVVIPALHSERIPVRA, encoded by the coding sequence ATGAGCGTAGAAAAAGTAAACATTCTCATGGTTGACGACCAGCCGGGCAAGTTGCTCACCTATGACGCTATCCTGTCGGAGTTGGGCGAGAACCTGATCAGCGCAACCTCCGCCAAGGACGCGCTGGAAAAGCTGCTCAAGACCGATGTAGCCGTGGTGCTGATGGATGTAAGCATGCCGGAGATCGACGGCTTCGAACTCGCGGAGCTCATCCGCCAGCATCCGCGCTTTCAGAAAACCGCAATCATTTTCGTTTCTGCCGTGCACCTGACCGACCTCGACCGGCTCAAGGGATACCAGCACGGCGCGGTGGATTATCTTTCTGTCCCGATTGTCCCGGAAGTGTTGCGGGCGAAGGTGAGAGTTTTCGCCGAGTTGCATCGAAAAAATCGGCAACTGGCGCAGCTGAATATCGAACTCGAGCAGCGCGTTGTTGAGCGTACCCAGGAGTTGGAGCGCAGGGCGATTGCACTGTTGCAATTGAATAGCGACCTTGCCCAGAAAAATCAGGAGCTCGATGCCATTGTGGAGACCGCTCCCGACATCATCTTTAGCCGGCAGTCGAATGGCGCTCGCGACTATCTCAGCAGCCGCTTCTATGAATACACGGGAGCGCCGCCCGGGTCGGCAGTCGGGCCGGGCTGGATGGAGTACATGCATGCCGATGACCGCGAGCCCAGCATGGAACAATGGCTGCGCTGTGTGCAATCCGGAGAAGCGTATGAATCCGAATACCGCCTCCGCGGCGCAAACGGCGCCTATCGCTGGTTCCGGGCGCGCGCGGTTCCCTTACGCGATCCGCAGGGAATGATTCTGAGGTGGTATGGAACATGTTCTGACATCCACGACAGCAAACTCCTGGAACAATCGATTCGCGACAGCGCGATTGAATTAGAAAGAATGGTGGATATTCGGACAGCCGAACTCAGGCGCCTGTCGAGCCGCCTGATGACGTTGCAAGATGAAGAGCGGCGGCGCATCGCTCGCGAGATACACGATGGCCTCGGACAGGAACTGGCCGCAGCCAAAATGATCATGGACGGACTCCTTGCGAAAGATCCCTCGCCTTCCATGCGGCAGGCCGCCGTCGACGCCAGCGAACTCATCGATCGCGCGATTAAACAAGTGCGCACGATTTCCCATCTCCTGCATCCCCCGCTTCTCGACGAAGTGGGACTGGTGTCGGCCCTGCGCTGGTATTTGGAAGGGCTTTCGGAGCGCAGCGGAATCCAGATTCATCTGGATATCGATCCTCCCGAACTCACCCGCCTCAAGCCCGATCTGGAGACAGCCATCTTCCGCATCATTCAGGAAGCGCTGACCAACATGTTCCGCCATTCCGGAGCGCACAATGGGCGCGTCAGTCTCTCGCAAAAAGACGGGCATATGACGGTGACCGTCTGCGACGACGGCAAAGGCATCAAGGAACAGGTTGTTCAATTCCGCCCGGAGAGCGTCGGAGTGGGTATCAGCGGTATGCGCCAACGCGTCAGTGAACTCGGCGGACGTTTGCGTTTGGCAAACGCCAACCCCGGCACCATCGTGGAAGTCGTCATTCCTGCGCTCCACTCAGAACGGATCCCCGTTAGGGCCTGA